TGTAGACCAGCTCGAGTTGGTCAAAATCCGGATGATCGGTGAGAACCAGGCACCCGACCGGCTCATTCTCGTGGGTGATGACAAACCATAAGTCGGGACAATAGACCCCCGCCGCGCGGTAACCGGCCAACACGTCTTCGGTTTCTCGAATTCCGTTAAGTTCAGGGCAATCAAGAGTACCCACGTACGTTTCTTCTACAATTTCCGCGAATTCTTTCTCGTTCCATGATGTTACGGGAACGAAAGATAGCTCCGAAGAGGGAAGCTGGCGTGGAAAATCGCGGGCCGGGGAGAGAAGATAGCGAAGCCGTGCGAGAGGCGAGAATCCGGTGTTCTTTAATGGGTCATGAAATATCGTTTGGTCCACCGAAAGGTTGGCAAAAATGAGGCGTGTTTGAGAGCTACGCAAGTTAGAGATTATCCCCTTGAAAAGTTTCTCGGCCGTGCTGAGAGGTTCATTCTCGCGGAGTCCCGGGGCGGAAATGACCGCCGTTCTGCCGGGATACATCGTCCAGAGAATGGCTCCCACCACATCGCTTCCGCGTTGGGCCTGAAGGATCCCAGCGGTGCCTGGTGGCGATTTGCGGAGATGGTCGAGAAGCCGTTGGACCTGGGCGTCGCGATCGCCCGGCGGAAGGTCCTTGCACAGCAACCATAGATTGAGCCGAAAAGTTTCTCGTGAAGCGGGACGAATGATCAGCCCCGTTTCGTCGGAATTCTCAGTTGATTGTCGAGTTGGGGCGCCCATGGCTTTCTCTCACTTGACGTCATCCTGGGCTGGGAACTCCCCGCGCATGTTGCTCGGCCACTTCCAGCACCAGCCGTCGCGGAACCCCGATGTCCACCACCTCCACCTGGCCCACAAAGGGCGCGGCATGGGGCTTCAGAAAACCTGGTTTCATTACGGCGAAGGTTACCGTATGATCCGCACGAACACATGGCTTTCCTGGTTCGCCGCTGTCGCAGTCCCAGCCACTGGGAAGATCGAGGGCGAAAACGCGGGCCCCTGCATCCCTGGCGAAGTTGATTGCCTCAATGATGGCGTCAAACGGCGGCCGGGGATCTCCAACAGCCCCCGTGCCCAACAGTCCGTCCACGATCCACTCGGCCTCCGTGAGACAGCGCTTCAATTCGTCGTTACTCAGGTCCATCCCCAGTACTTTCATCGGCAATCCGGCACGGTTGGCAATTTGGTAATTGAGGAGGGCATCCCCTGTAAGAGATTCTCCCGGAAAGGCCAGTAACAGGAGGACATCGAACCCTCGCAAATCGAGGTGCCGGGCGACCACGAATCCGTCCCCCGCGTTATTACCCTTCCCACAGCAAACGACGACGCGGCCATGGATTCCCAGGCGTTCCAGTACGTCGGTGGCCCCCCGGCCGGCATTTTCCATGAGGACCGGACCTGGGATTCCAAATTCTTCGATGGCCCTTCGGTCGAGCTCCCGGACCCACCGTCGGGGAAGGACCACATGACGCAACCAGTCGCGCTGGCAGCGATGTCCGTCCATGTGTGGCAATCCCCTACGACACTGATCGCTGTTTCCCAGGAAAACTTCTCACCGTGCAACCAGTTTACCAAAAGAGGGCCCTTTTGGGGCCCTCCCAGGTTAACTGACAAAACTTGGATCCCGAATTTTATCCTGCGGGTGCGCGCCGGCATTTTACTTGCCGGGCTGCCGTTAGAGTTCAGTGCACATCCCGAGGCATTTCGAGCGTCCGGCTTTCCAGTCCTGCAAACGCAAGGACGAGGTACACTACAAATCCTACCAGAAAGGCAGCAACCGGTGGGCACGGGATGATGTTGGTGTTGAGTACCAGGTTGGCCGCACCAACGCAAAAGCCCAAAATCCAGGACACCCAGCCTGCCGGATTGAAGCCTGCCCGCGGTCCTGCCCAGCGGTTGCCACTGAGCAAGTAGTCGGCAGCCATCGCGCCGCATACGGGACCGAATGACGCTCCGATCACTGAGAACACCTTAACGGCATTACCAGCATACCCAGAGAGCACCAGAGCAATGGAGCAAAGGGCCCCAATGCCACAGGAGACGAACGGATTGACCTTGGGCAGCGTGGTTTTGAAACTGTTAGCCGCGATGAAACTGGAGAAACATGCGGGCGGGAAGGCCGCGATGGCAAGCAGATACCAGAAAACGGCAGGGGTTTTTGCGCCGAGAACGGGCGAAAGCTTTTCCATGAGCAACGTCGTTTGCAGGACGGGAGGTTTCCCCGCGAGCTGTGCCCCAACCGCTCCGGCCGCGATCACGAGCGAAAGCCCACCGGTCAAGATGATGGCCCCGGCAATTCCCACCAGGCCGCCCCATTTGACGTCATTTTCATCCCGATTGCCCATGCCAAAATCGACGCCCGCGGCTCCTGCTGTGGCGAAAAACCCGACCACGTAAGTGGCAACCGCCAGGAAAACGCCCCAGACTGTCAGTGGATCATGAGCCTTGACCTCTTTGGCACCGGACGCCTGGTCTGTCGCCAGGGCACCATCGGCAGTGACCTTCACCGGAGTCTGACCGTCCTGCACAAGCTGCGTATGATCCATCTTGGTGACGCCGCCTAGCGATGCCAGGGTGAGGATGACCAAGATCGAAAGCGGCAACAGGGGCAAATAAGTGGCCACACGCCCCACATATTGAATTCCCTTAATGCCGATCAGCGTGGCCAGCAGCACAAAAGCAATGGCAACCACGGAGAAAGCGACCGAACCCGGTCCCGCCCCGAACGGCTGACACAACAATTGAGTGGTGAAAAATGCATTAACCGCCAACCATCCGAATTGCAGAACCCCCATCAAAAATCCCGGCATGATGAATCCGCCCTGTACGCCGTACGTGGAGGTGCCCACGATGTAAAGGGGAAGTCCCGTCTGAACACCGAGCTTTCCCGGGATGAGATAAAACAGGTAGTGACACACCAGG
This is a stretch of genomic DNA from Thermogutta terrifontis. It encodes these proteins:
- a CDS encoding NAD(P)H-hydrate epimerase, yielding MDGHRCQRDWLRHVVLPRRWVRELDRRAIEEFGIPGPVLMENAGRGATDVLERLGIHGRVVVCCGKGNNAGDGFVVARHLDLRGFDVLLLLAFPGESLTGDALLNYQIANRAGLPMKVLGMDLSNDELKRCLTEAEWIVDGLLGTGAVGDPRPPFDAIIEAINFARDAGARVFALDLPSGWDCDSGEPGKPCVRADHTVTFAVMKPGFLKPHAAPFVGQVEVVDIGVPRRLVLEVAEQHARGVPSPG
- a CDS encoding cytosine permease is translated as MSTQLPDYVASARPVPKDQRTPWYASTAPTYAGIFLWFVFWHQLPMLEELAKGSGIPLAAGGALAQGLGIAILALIVSALVCHYLFYLIPGKLGVQTGLPLYIVGTSTYGVQGGFIMPGFLMGVLQFGWLAVNAFFTTQLLCQPFGAGPGSVAFSVVAIAFVLLATLIGIKGIQYVGRVATYLPLLPLSILVILTLASLGGVTKMDHTQLVQDGQTPVKVTADGALATDQASGAKEVKAHDPLTVWGVFLAVATYVVGFFATAGAAGVDFGMGNRDENDVKWGGLVGIAGAIILTGGLSLVIAAGAVGAQLAGKPPVLQTTLLMEKLSPVLGAKTPAVFWYLLAIAAFPPACFSSFIAANSFKTTLPKVNPFVSCGIGALCSIALVLSGYAGNAVKVFSVIGASFGPVCGAMAADYLLSGNRWAGPRAGFNPAGWVSWILGFCVGAANLVLNTNIIPCPPVAAFLVGFVVYLVLAFAGLESRTLEMPRDVH
- a CDS encoding GNAT family N-acetyltransferase, whose product is MGAPTRQSTENSDETGLIIRPASRETFRLNLWLLCKDLPPGDRDAQVQRLLDHLRKSPPGTAGILQAQRGSDVVGAILWTMYPGRTAVISAPGLRENEPLSTAEKLFKGIISNLRSSQTRLIFANLSVDQTIFHDPLKNTGFSPLARLRYLLSPARDFPRQLPSSELSFVPVTSWNEKEFAEIVEETYVGTLDCPELNGIRETEDVLAGYRAAGVYCPDLWFVITHENEPVGCLVLTDHPDFDQLELVYMGLIPRFRGHGWGREAVRYAQWMAQIRKRSGLLLAVDTRNTPAIHVYESLGMQPLEERDIFLFVFNDDRGAAGPVTG